A single region of the Idiomarinaceae bacterium HL-53 genome encodes:
- a CDS encoding NAD(P)H-quinone oxidoreductase subunit 5, with amino-acid sequence MTDLFASLILWFAPVILVWAARQKKPSRLPIVLVGICLIFAGVAHMAIEGSATEHVLLALTPLRFLILGMIVLVAWAVVNYSKQALREEANAASYWRWLFATLAAVVLVVSSNHLLLLWLSWVAISLSLHKLLMFYPERPRARLAAHKKFIIARTAEICLLIGFVLLGEHFETYYLSEILLTWEPMFAEQTVVQVSAVLIAVTALLKCAQLPVHGWLIQVVEAPTPVSALLHAGVVNLGGFLLLITAPIVLAVPAAVWLVLIVAGLTAVLSALIMITRVSVKVRLAWSTSAQMGMMLVEIALGLYELAVVHLIAHSIYKAYAFLSAGNAVHDTLQRRLAQAGQVQPHDWAVSLVLSAALVGLGAWAYQELAVVWFDKQVTSLLSVLLLFWAAMTMLLAQRHSMAAKGGLMSFSALAAALVFSYYGLKSLAQFVIPSAYVPVAGMFSLPDLWVSALVVLLVTASLLMHNLPQLRISQKLSMVLFAGLYLDEWATRATLTIWPIYPRAKPQSIHAMSAAQSTSELKEKSHASN; translated from the coding sequence ATGACCGATTTGTTTGCCAGCTTAATTCTATGGTTTGCACCAGTCATTTTAGTTTGGGCGGCCAGACAGAAGAAACCAAGCCGCTTGCCTATTGTGTTGGTTGGTATTTGCTTAATATTCGCTGGCGTGGCGCATATGGCGATTGAGGGAAGTGCGACAGAACATGTGTTACTCGCATTGACGCCACTCCGCTTCTTAATCTTAGGCATGATTGTACTCGTGGCTTGGGCAGTGGTGAATTATTCTAAACAAGCCCTGCGCGAGGAAGCAAACGCAGCGTCTTACTGGCGCTGGTTGTTCGCAACCTTAGCGGCAGTTGTACTGGTTGTTTCGAGTAACCACTTGCTGTTGTTGTGGCTCTCATGGGTTGCTATTAGCTTGTCGCTGCACAAGTTACTGATGTTTTACCCCGAGCGGCCTCGTGCCAGATTAGCGGCACATAAAAAGTTCATTATTGCCCGTACCGCAGAAATTTGTTTGCTCATTGGCTTCGTGCTCTTGGGCGAGCACTTTGAGACCTATTATCTCTCCGAAATACTGCTTACTTGGGAGCCGATGTTCGCAGAGCAAACAGTGGTTCAAGTCAGTGCAGTGTTGATTGCGGTGACTGCGTTATTGAAATGTGCGCAATTGCCAGTACATGGCTGGCTAATTCAGGTTGTTGAAGCGCCGACACCGGTGTCAGCACTGTTACATGCAGGGGTTGTGAACCTAGGCGGTTTTCTTCTCTTAATCACAGCGCCGATCGTGTTAGCGGTACCTGCGGCCGTTTGGCTTGTGCTTATTGTGGCGGGCTTAACCGCGGTGCTGAGCGCATTGATTATGATTACGCGCGTGAGTGTCAAGGTGCGGCTCGCATGGTCAACCAGCGCGCAAATGGGCATGATGCTGGTAGAGATTGCGCTGGGCTTATATGAGCTGGCAGTAGTTCACTTAATTGCGCACTCCATTTACAAGGCTTATGCATTTTTGAGTGCCGGCAATGCAGTGCATGACACGTTGCAGCGCCGGCTTGCTCAAGCCGGGCAAGTTCAGCCTCATGACTGGGCGGTATCACTCGTTCTGAGTGCCGCATTGGTTGGGCTGGGGGCATGGGCTTACCAAGAGCTGGCTGTCGTTTGGTTCGATAAACAGGTGACTTCCTTGTTGAGTGTATTGTTGTTGTTTTGGGCCGCTATGACGATGTTACTCGCACAACGCCACAGTATGGCTGCAAAGGGTGGACTCATGTCATTTAGCGCCTTAGCAGCCGCACTTGTGTTTAGTTACTATGGTTTGAAGAGCCTTGCTCAGTTCGTGATTCCGAGTGCTTACGTGCCGGTTGCCGGCATGTTCTCTCTTCCTGATTTATGGGTTTCAGCACTCGTTGTTTTACTGGTAACAGCCAGTTTGTTGATGCATAACCTGCCGCAACTGCGGATATCTCAAAAGCTTTCCATGGTGCTCTTCGCGGGGCTCTATTTAGACGAGTGGGCGACCCGAGCCACGCTCACCATTTGGCCCATTTATCCTCGAGCGAAACCACAAAGTATCCATGCTATGTCGGCCGCGCAGTCTACCTCTGAATTGAAGGAGAAATCTCATGCGAGCAACTGA
- a CDS encoding LysR family transcriptional regulator, transcriptional activator of nhaA: MNRLNYKHLYYFWRIATTGNLTAAAEQLHVSQSALSMQLKQLEHQLNVQLFTREARSLSLTREGAKILEYAEEIFSAGEALEQFIASGFDADRIHLNIGVLTNLSRNFIEKFVGPLLAQDKITFTLHTQSMEQLLENLANHELDLALTNLLPPQLPGKTKWQSQLVSRQQLAIIGPEDCEAQKQPFPTGFAKYHWILPKQGTEIRNIFDTLCSSEQFKPQILAEADDMAMLRLLTRDSGALSVLPPVVVQDEIANHHLKVIQPLPHAYEHFYAITLQHKRQNPGVRTLFTLSP, translated from the coding sequence GTGAATCGGCTGAATTACAAACATCTTTATTATTTTTGGCGCATCGCCACCACCGGGAATTTAACGGCAGCGGCAGAGCAGCTCCATGTTTCTCAATCGGCACTATCCATGCAACTTAAACAATTAGAACATCAGCTCAACGTGCAATTGTTTACTCGAGAGGCCCGCTCACTCAGTTTAACGCGAGAAGGTGCCAAAATTCTCGAGTACGCCGAGGAAATATTTAGCGCTGGAGAGGCTCTTGAGCAATTCATTGCTTCGGGGTTCGACGCTGACCGAATTCATTTGAATATCGGGGTGCTGACCAATCTTTCTCGTAATTTTATCGAGAAGTTCGTAGGGCCTTTGCTGGCACAAGACAAAATAACCTTCACATTGCACACTCAAAGCATGGAGCAACTGCTTGAGAATTTAGCGAACCACGAACTCGACCTTGCGCTTACGAATTTATTACCACCGCAACTTCCTGGAAAAACAAAATGGCAAAGCCAACTCGTGTCGCGTCAGCAGCTTGCAATCATAGGACCTGAGGATTGCGAAGCACAAAAACAGCCGTTTCCTACCGGGTTTGCAAAATACCATTGGATTCTTCCAAAGCAAGGTACCGAGATTCGTAACATCTTTGACACGCTTTGCTCGAGCGAACAATTCAAACCGCAAATTCTAGCGGAGGCAGATGATATGGCGATGCTGCGCCTTCTTACACGCGACAGTGGTGCACTCTCAGTACTTCCCCCTGTAGTTGTGCAGGACGAGATTGCCAATCATCACCTTAAAGTAATACAGCCCCTACCCCACGCCTACGAACATTTTTACGCCATCACGCTACAGCACAAGCGCCAAAACCCCGGCGTCCGCACCCTATTTACCCTAAGCCCTTGA
- a CDS encoding Alcohol dehydrogenase, class IV, with the protein MLFWLEVAFLRIYMRLFKAITALLPIHWPREFSGPGSAQELLAHIKNEGHAHIFLVTDSNLIKAGVVPPLLEKIGALGMQVTLFQEVSPDPPMAQIELGYQRLRDSQAKVVLAIGGGSVIDAAKLISARALNDKPVHKLTGLFKVRKGILPLFVIPTTAGTGSEVTIAAVVSDPVKQRKLPVLDPKLMPTAMALDAEIMKGLPPAITAATGMDALTHAIEAYISRNATQETDQRALAAAKKIFQYLPNAYADGNDTEARQQMAEASKLAGQAFTIAGVGYVHAIAHNLGALYHLPHGLANAIVMPHVLKASRPNCDAKLARMAIYCSLADESDSDAEAATKLIETIVRMNKELSIPVRVVELRPADIERITKAAREEARFTYAVPRYLKKNEMKSLLQGLHMRNH; encoded by the coding sequence ATGTTATTTTGGTTGGAAGTAGCATTTTTGCGCATTTACATGCGACTTTTCAAAGCGATTACCGCTTTATTACCCATTCATTGGCCACGAGAGTTTTCCGGACCTGGCAGCGCACAGGAACTTCTAGCGCACATCAAGAACGAGGGACACGCCCACATTTTTTTAGTCACCGACAGTAACTTAATCAAAGCCGGCGTTGTTCCCCCGCTATTAGAGAAAATCGGGGCACTTGGCATGCAGGTGACGCTCTTTCAAGAAGTAAGCCCCGACCCTCCTATGGCTCAAATTGAACTGGGCTATCAGCGCTTACGGGATTCCCAAGCCAAAGTGGTGCTCGCCATCGGTGGCGGTTCTGTCATTGATGCTGCGAAACTCATCTCCGCAAGAGCACTCAATGATAAGCCGGTACACAAATTAACGGGACTCTTCAAAGTACGTAAAGGCATCCTGCCGCTCTTTGTTATTCCCACCACGGCCGGTACGGGCTCTGAGGTCACCATTGCAGCAGTGGTCTCCGATCCGGTAAAACAGCGCAAGCTGCCAGTACTCGACCCGAAACTTATGCCAACCGCTATGGCACTTGATGCGGAAATCATGAAAGGGTTACCGCCCGCAATTACCGCAGCCACTGGCATGGATGCGCTCACCCATGCAATTGAGGCTTATATCTCTCGTAACGCGACGCAAGAGACCGATCAGCGAGCCTTGGCTGCAGCGAAAAAAATCTTTCAATATTTACCAAACGCGTATGCCGATGGAAATGATACCGAGGCTCGTCAGCAAATGGCGGAGGCTTCCAAACTTGCCGGCCAAGCGTTCACTATCGCAGGCGTTGGATATGTTCATGCCATCGCCCATAATTTAGGCGCGCTTTACCACCTGCCCCATGGTTTGGCCAACGCCATTGTCATGCCACATGTTTTAAAAGCCTCACGCCCGAATTGTGATGCAAAATTAGCGCGCATGGCCATTTATTGCTCATTGGCCGACGAAAGTGACTCCGATGCCGAAGCGGCAACAAAACTAATCGAAACAATAGTACGTATGAACAAAGAGTTATCTATTCCTGTTCGAGTTGTCGAGTTGCGTCCTGCAGACATTGAACGGATTACGAAGGCTGCGCGAGAGGAAGCGCGTTTCACTTATGCAGTGCCGCGCTACTTAAAGAAAAATGAGATGAAGAGTCTCTTACAAGGCCTTCACATGAGGAACCATTAG
- a CDS encoding diguanylate cyclase (GGDEF) domain-containing protein, translating into MSLESFLNTHEKLMRLSRDQLFGDAERSLKLQRIVKACARLLNVSRASIWQLSPQGNELFCEAIFCSEQQEMLTNNTLRENQFPRYFEAMRTERMINANEARTDARTIEFTDAYLKPNNIYSLLDLPIFNGTQLNGILCLEQTELREWDMETMAIATSVADLISLMNLNESWQESQMQIDSLKRRDPLTMLENLDTFQKRIEQDLRRSLAEDKHQLVMMGIDGFRSINDKYGYDTANQVLVAFANILRHACKLGFYSPGRMSGDLFAIWMPEADHEDALDLIQEIQSEIKQPLILQGGKEQIEITFTSSITQLPVPGYMGATPYRCAEYALYRAKRDTKGSVMLFQPEWAAQLNESRTQDQILIDALRNGHIFPFYQPITSAESGDIVGIEALVRWVHPGGSINKPCHFLPRLNELGLMPELGRKVLEKSLVDFKDIRLKHKNLKWVSVNVSGEHLSASDFIQHIQKELGKRQLSSEQLRLEIVEELLAEHNPMLQNNIRLLNHANLKLSIDDFGTGYSSLSRLKQLPISNLKIDQSFVKGLTTSHEDQCISSSVLGLARGMGMTVTAEGVETVSQLDWLKTAGCQLIQGYFVAKPMPKEELLVWLENRSSTFQPTN; encoded by the coding sequence ATGTCTCTCGAAAGTTTTCTCAATACGCATGAAAAGTTAATGCGACTTAGTCGCGACCAGCTTTTCGGAGACGCAGAACGCTCCTTAAAGCTGCAGCGCATTGTGAAAGCCTGCGCGCGCCTCTTGAATGTTTCCCGCGCGAGTATTTGGCAGCTCTCCCCGCAAGGAAACGAGCTTTTCTGTGAAGCTATTTTTTGCTCAGAGCAACAAGAGATGTTGACGAACAATACGTTGCGTGAAAATCAATTCCCGCGCTACTTTGAAGCCATGCGAACCGAGCGCATGATCAATGCAAACGAAGCCAGAACCGATGCACGCACAATTGAATTTACCGATGCGTATCTAAAACCAAACAATATCTACTCCTTGTTGGATCTACCCATTTTCAACGGTACTCAACTGAACGGCATTTTATGCCTAGAGCAAACTGAACTCCGCGAATGGGACATGGAAACCATGGCAATAGCAACTTCTGTCGCAGACCTCATTTCACTTATGAACTTGAACGAGAGTTGGCAAGAAAGCCAGATGCAGATAGACAGTCTCAAACGCCGCGATCCGCTCACTATGCTAGAAAATTTAGATACTTTTCAAAAGCGCATTGAACAAGACTTAAGGCGTTCACTGGCCGAAGATAAGCATCAATTGGTAATGATGGGGATTGATGGCTTTCGAAGTATTAATGACAAATATGGCTACGACACCGCCAATCAAGTATTAGTGGCTTTTGCAAATATTCTTCGCCATGCCTGTAAGCTTGGTTTTTATTCACCCGGTAGAATGAGCGGTGACCTGTTTGCAATCTGGATGCCCGAAGCAGACCATGAAGATGCGTTAGATCTCATTCAAGAAATACAGTCTGAAATTAAGCAACCCCTCATATTACAAGGTGGTAAAGAGCAGATTGAGATTACCTTCACCTCGAGCATTACACAGCTTCCTGTACCTGGATATATGGGCGCAACACCATACCGCTGTGCTGAGTACGCACTCTATCGAGCCAAACGCGATACTAAAGGCTCTGTCATGCTATTCCAACCCGAGTGGGCAGCGCAACTTAACGAGAGCAGAACTCAAGATCAAATTTTAATTGATGCCTTGCGAAATGGTCATATATTTCCGTTCTATCAGCCTATTACTAGTGCGGAATCAGGAGACATCGTTGGCATTGAAGCGCTTGTCCGATGGGTTCATCCAGGAGGCTCAATTAATAAACCATGCCATTTTTTACCGCGCTTAAATGAACTTGGGCTCATGCCCGAGCTGGGCAGAAAAGTGCTAGAAAAGAGCTTAGTAGATTTCAAAGATATTCGACTGAAGCATAAAAATCTTAAATGGGTCTCTGTAAATGTAAGCGGAGAGCATTTATCCGCAAGCGACTTTATTCAGCATATTCAAAAAGAATTGGGAAAACGACAATTGAGCTCTGAGCAACTTCGATTAGAAATCGTTGAGGAGTTGCTAGCGGAACACAATCCCATGCTACAAAATAATATTCGCCTGCTTAACCATGCAAACTTAAAGTTATCAATTGATGATTTTGGTACGGGCTATTCGTCGCTTTCGCGATTAAAGCAGCTCCCCATATCCAATTTAAAAATTGATCAATCATTCGTCAAAGGGCTCACAACGTCGCATGAAGATCAATGCATATCTTCGTCGGTACTGGGTCTCGCCCGAGGTATGGGAATGACCGTCACCGCCGAAGGCGTTGAAACGGTATCACAGCTCGATTGGTTGAAGACCGCAGGATGCCAATTAATCCAAGGCTACTTCGTAGCAAAGCCCATGCCAAAAGAGGAGTTGCTGGTATGGCTGGAAAATCGTTCTTCGACTTTCCAGCCAACCAACTAA
- a CDS encoding inner membrane peptidase. Serine peptidase. MEROPS family S49, translating into MMDILAALWSDYGVFLLKTMTIVFALVFVIGMVANAAQRQKSSEGELQVDNLTEGLRDTVNDMRLSLASGKAKKQLAKTLKKNKEGKGEPKGRLFVIDFKGSIDAKEVECLRKEVTAILGVADKQDEVLVKLESPGGMVHGYGLAAAQLKRLRDNDLKVTIAVDKVAASGGYMMACVGHEIVSAPFAVVGSIGVIAQIPNFHKVLKKNDIDFEQITAGEYKRTLTMFGENTDKGREKFKEEIEGIHTMFKKFVKENRDSIDIDAVATGEVWYGQEALEKGLVDRIATSDDLLLDAVKTKDVIRVRYKQKVKLGEKIAQQATTAVERSLMKWYQNSRFY; encoded by the coding sequence ATGATGGATATTTTAGCTGCCCTGTGGAGCGACTACGGCGTATTTTTATTAAAAACGATGACCATTGTGTTTGCCTTGGTATTTGTCATTGGCATGGTAGCCAATGCAGCGCAGCGGCAGAAATCGAGCGAAGGCGAGTTGCAGGTGGACAACCTAACCGAAGGGCTGCGTGATACCGTGAATGATATGCGGTTGAGTTTGGCTTCAGGAAAAGCAAAGAAACAACTGGCGAAAACCTTGAAAAAGAACAAAGAAGGTAAGGGCGAGCCGAAAGGGCGCCTGTTTGTGATTGATTTCAAAGGATCTATAGACGCCAAAGAAGTGGAATGCTTGCGCAAAGAAGTAACTGCGATTTTGGGGGTTGCAGACAAGCAAGATGAAGTGCTTGTGAAGTTAGAAAGCCCTGGTGGTATGGTGCATGGATATGGCCTAGCGGCAGCGCAATTAAAGCGTTTACGCGACAACGACCTGAAAGTGACGATTGCCGTTGATAAAGTAGCGGCGAGTGGTGGGTACATGATGGCATGTGTGGGTCATGAAATTGTATCTGCGCCTTTTGCTGTGGTCGGTTCGATAGGTGTGATTGCGCAGATTCCGAACTTTCACAAAGTATTGAAAAAGAACGATATCGATTTTGAGCAAATTACGGCAGGGGAGTACAAGCGTACGCTCACAATGTTTGGTGAGAATACCGATAAGGGCCGAGAGAAATTCAAAGAAGAGATCGAGGGAATTCACACCATGTTCAAAAAGTTTGTCAAAGAGAATCGCGATTCTATTGATATTGATGCGGTTGCGACAGGCGAAGTTTGGTATGGCCAAGAAGCGCTTGAAAAAGGCCTAGTTGACCGTATTGCTACTAGTGATGATTTGCTGCTTGATGCCGTGAAAACTAAAGATGTCATTCGTGTGCGCTACAAGCAGAAGGTGAAGCTCGGTGAAAAGATAGCTCAACAAGCAACAACTGCCGTTGAGCGCTCTCTAATGAAGTGGTATCAAAATAGCCGCTTTTATTAG
- a CDS encoding extracellular lipase, Pla-1/cef family, with product MKKLLLSLSVASALGLTGCLSDGTDAPVTDEEINVAAVRVVFDPGLSKITIPTDILLGGTRDGTLNLPVDDPNDYSDPEVAIGTLDGWSTAMPFEFDFDPAFDEDGELLDVDGSSVAAEGGIRIFQAVMGGDSSVEACTEVPQGAVCTIVRELDQGVDFTVVYNNGRAQVIPLQPYLPKTGYVVALTDSIVDGLGRSIQPSTTYYTLSQPLSTDPIGGAQEQALQGIINSQRGALAAAGVDLDTIVHTNSFTTQSVGDVLGVIKQLMLQPSLAPQFTAGPAGVTAADVLISEGQLPNDPTNPNVAVASAAQLYAGEVTLPYFSPVPTAENPSAPLNGRWQATAVSPAAIQVALGSGDLTQEELAATLVGLGLDPAEVLSNPANLAGAIPYEAAPEILFNPNYDPEDPESGPRGYDQERLLTKYNPIPRPQTIQNVPLWMSVPDVDVVNAVRGQQGLDPIAEPDGGWPVVIFQHGITGQKENFLAIAGTLAVFGHAAVAIDHPLHGERGFPGINATAGQGSPTNYLNLASLLTARDNLRQSVSDLLGLRISLSNGAANFGGAAINGMDVKFVGHSLGAITGHNFVALANTEMTGDAAPASPLYAVEAAALGMPGGGIAPFLIESQSFGNLIGGLLSFQTFEGFEAYVLEEATNSGIVPGLDNPEFLGAVAQYYATYYGGIASDAEIAARDSLLAQFQFAAQTVVDSGDPINYARRMVATETPTFLIQAQGDETIPNSTQHPLGGTEPLIRMLGLQSITGLFASQDGEPVSGAARYLAGGHSGLLDPTDDAATTADQQQAIGIWFENNELVLSVNEDLVEQ from the coding sequence ATGAAAAAATTGCTTCTGTCTTTATCAGTCGCGTCAGCACTAGGCTTGACCGGTTGTTTGTCAGACGGCACTGATGCGCCAGTGACCGATGAAGAAATCAATGTAGCGGCCGTCCGGGTAGTATTTGATCCGGGTTTGAGCAAGATCACCATTCCTACCGATATTTTGTTGGGTGGCACGCGCGACGGTACTTTAAATTTACCCGTTGACGATCCGAACGATTATAGTGATCCGGAAGTGGCGATCGGTACCTTAGACGGCTGGTCGACTGCCATGCCATTCGAATTCGATTTCGACCCCGCGTTTGACGAAGACGGCGAACTTTTGGATGTAGATGGTTCGAGCGTTGCTGCCGAGGGCGGTATTCGTATCTTCCAAGCGGTAATGGGCGGTGATTCGAGCGTAGAAGCTTGTACCGAAGTACCACAAGGCGCGGTATGCACCATTGTTCGTGAACTCGACCAAGGCGTCGACTTTACCGTGGTTTATAACAACGGCAGAGCACAAGTGATTCCACTGCAGCCTTATTTGCCGAAAACTGGCTACGTTGTGGCACTGACAGATTCAATCGTTGACGGCTTGGGCCGTTCTATTCAGCCTTCAACCACTTATTACACATTGAGTCAGCCGTTATCGACCGATCCAATTGGTGGTGCGCAAGAGCAAGCATTACAAGGCATTATTAACAGCCAACGTGGTGCACTCGCAGCAGCAGGCGTTGATCTTGACACCATTGTTCATACGAACTCGTTTACAACGCAGTCAGTTGGAGATGTACTTGGTGTTATTAAGCAATTGATGTTACAGCCTTCATTGGCGCCTCAATTTACTGCAGGTCCTGCAGGTGTGACCGCCGCTGACGTTTTGATTTCTGAAGGTCAGTTACCAAATGACCCAACGAATCCGAATGTAGCAGTGGCAAGTGCCGCTCAGTTATATGCAGGCGAAGTCACTTTGCCTTATTTCAGTCCTGTGCCAACTGCTGAAAATCCTTCAGCGCCATTGAATGGTCGTTGGCAGGCAACAGCAGTGAGCCCCGCCGCAATTCAAGTGGCATTAGGTTCTGGTGACTTGACACAAGAAGAGCTCGCAGCAACTTTGGTGGGCTTAGGGTTAGACCCGGCAGAAGTATTATCGAATCCTGCGAATTTAGCGGGTGCGATTCCTTACGAAGCAGCGCCTGAGATATTGTTTAACCCGAATTATGATCCGGAAGATCCAGAATCTGGGCCGCGTGGTTATGATCAAGAACGGTTACTTACCAAGTACAACCCGATTCCACGCCCACAAACCATTCAGAACGTGCCATTATGGATGTCTGTCCCAGACGTAGATGTGGTGAACGCAGTGCGTGGTCAGCAAGGCTTGGACCCAATTGCTGAACCTGATGGTGGTTGGCCTGTTGTGATTTTCCAACACGGCATTACTGGGCAAAAAGAAAACTTCCTTGCAATCGCAGGTACGTTAGCTGTATTCGGACATGCTGCTGTTGCGATTGACCACCCACTTCATGGTGAGCGTGGTTTCCCGGGTATTAACGCAACTGCAGGTCAGGGTTCGCCCACCAACTATCTGAACCTCGCAAGCTTGTTGACAGCGCGTGATAACTTGCGTCAGTCGGTATCTGATTTGCTCGGCTTACGTATTAGTTTGAGCAATGGCGCAGCGAACTTTGGTGGTGCTGCCATCAACGGCATGGACGTGAAGTTTGTAGGTCATTCGCTGGGTGCAATTACAGGACATAACTTTGTGGCTCTCGCAAACACTGAGATGACCGGTGACGCAGCACCTGCTAGCCCGTTGTATGCGGTTGAAGCGGCGGCTTTGGGTATGCCTGGTGGTGGTATCGCTCCGTTCTTGATCGAATCACAGAGCTTCGGCAACTTGATCGGTGGCCTACTGTCGTTCCAAACCTTCGAAGGTTTCGAAGCGTACGTGCTTGAAGAAGCAACTAACTCAGGTATTGTTCCAGGTTTGGATAATCCAGAGTTCCTAGGAGCGGTGGCTCAATACTATGCAACTTACTATGGCGGAATTGCTTCAGACGCAGAAATTGCGGCACGTGATTCATTGTTAGCGCAGTTCCAGTTCGCTGCTCAAACAGTGGTTGACTCAGGGGACCCAATTAACTACGCACGTCGCATGGTTGCTACTGAAACACCTACATTCTTAATTCAGGCGCAAGGTGATGAAACTATCCCGAACTCAACGCAGCATCCTTTAGGAGGCACTGAGCCGTTGATTCGTATGTTGGGCTTGCAAAGCATTACCGGGTTGTTTGCTTCACAAGACGGCGAGCCAGTCTCTGGTGCAGCGCGTTACTTAGCGGGCGGTCACAGCGGTCTGCTTGATCCGACTGACGACGCAGCCACCACCGCTGATCAGCAGCAAGCGATTGGTATCTGGTTTGAGAACAATGAACTGGTACTGTCTGTAAACGAAGATCTAGTAGAACAGTAA
- a CDS encoding NAD(P)-dependent dehydrogenase, short-chain alcohol dehydrogenase family, giving the protein MPSYENYQASSNALNNKVILVTGAGDGIGRVAALTYAQHGATIILLGRTVAKLEAVYDEIVSAGYPEPAIVPLDMKGATESHYRDMAATIEDQFGKLDGVLHNASLLGVLSPFAHIDLPTWNDIMQVNVTAQFMMTKALLPVLMKAEAPSIIFTSSGVGRTGRANWGPYAVSKFATEGMAQILADEYENTKLRVNVINPGATRTKMRAKAYPAEDANKLKTPEDLMPTYLFFMADDSRKITGASVDAQTR; this is encoded by the coding sequence ATGCCTTCTTATGAAAACTACCAAGCGTCTTCAAACGCGCTCAACAACAAAGTCATTCTCGTCACAGGTGCCGGCGACGGCATTGGCCGCGTTGCAGCCTTGACCTATGCTCAGCACGGCGCGACCATTATCTTGCTTGGGCGCACCGTTGCAAAGCTTGAAGCTGTTTACGATGAAATTGTTTCAGCCGGTTACCCTGAACCCGCAATTGTGCCGCTCGATATGAAAGGTGCAACCGAGAGCCACTATCGTGACATGGCGGCAACCATTGAAGATCAGTTTGGTAAGCTCGATGGGGTACTGCACAATGCCAGCCTACTCGGTGTACTGTCGCCCTTTGCCCACATTGACCTTCCTACTTGGAATGACATTATGCAGGTGAATGTCACCGCACAATTTATGATGACTAAAGCGCTATTGCCGGTACTTATGAAAGCAGAAGCGCCCTCGATCATCTTTACCTCCTCAGGCGTTGGGCGAACTGGGCGCGCGAATTGGGGGCCATATGCTGTTTCAAAATTTGCAACCGAAGGCATGGCTCAAATCCTCGCTGATGAATACGAGAACACCAAACTTCGGGTTAACGTAATTAACCCAGGCGCAACAAGAACTAAAATGCGAGCGAAGGCGTATCCTGCTGAAGATGCAAATAAGCTCAAGACACCCGAAGATTTAATGCCAACTTACTTATTCTTTATGGCCGACGATAGCCGCAAAATTACAGGAGCTTCAGTTGATGCGCAAACTCGCTAG